One genomic segment of Pseudorca crassidens isolate mPseCra1 chromosome X, mPseCra1.hap1, whole genome shotgun sequence includes these proteins:
- the LOC137217565 gene encoding OTU domain-containing protein 6A-like codes for MGDSQSEHQRMLRRHSREKTELQAHIQGMKSSIPKSDKQRRKQLLLDVARLEAEMEQKHQQELEKFQESFPDNSSLDSVTEDLAKLDLENKPPHLWRAQRKHKRKEAFNRESQDWMDKAEREHLASLRHDEEMKLGAILRAKHLEVKDIPADDHCMYRAIQDQLVFSVTVGSLRRRTAEYMRQHVDDFLPFFSNPETGDACSRDDFLSYCDDIVFSASCGSQLELRALSHVLQTPIEVIQANSPAVVIGEEYTKKPLTLVCKQYSYSSAEHYNSVKPLDTGSGGSVARRLI; via the coding sequence ATGGGAGATTCACAGAGTGAGCATCAGCGGATGTTACGACGCCACAGCCGCGAGAAGACAGAGCTGCAGGCCCACATTCAGGGCATGAAGAGCTCGATCCCCAAGAGCGAcaagcagagaagaaagcagTTGCTCCTCGATGTGGCTCGCCTCGAGGCCGAGATGGAGCAGAAGCACCAGCAGGAGCTGGAGAAGTTCCAGGAGAGTTTCCCTGATAACAGCAGCCTCGATTCTGTCACTGAAGATCTGGCCAAGCTGGATCTCGAGAACaagcctcctcacctctggagGGCACAGAGAAAGCACAAAAGAAAGGAGGCCTTCAATAGAGAAAGCCAGGATTGGATGGACAAGGCTGAGAGGGAGCATCTGGCCAGCTTGCGCCATGACGAGGAAATGAAGCTCGGCGCCATCCTGCGGGCCAAGCATCTGGAGGTGAAGGATATCCCGGCCGACGACCACTGCATGTACCGCGCCATCCAAGACCAGCTGGTGTTCTCCGTGACCGTGGGGAGCCTGCGGAGGCGCACCGCCGAGTACATGCGGCAGCATGTCGACGACTTCCTGCCCTTCTTCAGCAACCCCGAAACCGGCGACGCCTGCAGCCGCGACGACTTCTTGAGCTACTGCGACGACATCGTGTTCAGCGCGTCGTGTGGAAGCCAGCTCGAGCTGAGGGCCCTGTCGCACGTCCTGCAGACCCCCATCGAGGTGATCCAGGCCAACTCGCCCGCCGTCGTCATCGGAGAGGAGTACACCAAGAAGCCGCTCACCCTGGTCTGCAAGCAGTACTCCTACAGCAGCGCGGAGCACTACAACTCGGTGAAGCCACTCGACACCGGCTCCGGCGGGAGCGTGGCCCGGCGTCTCATCTAG